In Fibrobacter sp. UWB10, the genomic window AGCAATGCCTTCACCACGACCCGTGAAACCGAGTTTTTCGGTCGTCGTACCCTTAATGCCAATCTGCTTGATATCGAGACCAAGCACGCGGGCAATGTTTGCCTTCATGGCGTCCTTGTGCGGATTCACCTTCGGGCGCTCGCACATCACGATGCTGTCGATGTTGATAATCTCGTAACCGGCTTTACGGACTTCTTCGCCCACCTTGCGCAGAAGTTCCAGACTGTCGGCTCCCTTGAAAGCCGGGTCCGTATCCGGGAAGTACGTGCCGATATCGCCGAGGCCAGCAGCCCCAAGCAATGCATCGCTAATAGCGTGCAAAAGCACATCAGCATCACTGTGACCGAGCAGTCCCTTTTCGTACGGGATGTCTACCCCGCCAATAATGCACTTGCGGCCTTCCACCAACTTGTGAACATCAAAACCGATGCCCGAACGATAAATCTTATCCATAATTTGTTCCTTTTTTATTCCTTCGCAAATTTAAAAAAAAGGAATGTCTTGCGACATTCCCCTAAAATCAAATACCTGTAACCTAAAGCCTTACACAATCAGTGCAAACTTCGGGAAGAGGCCGACAACAATCAGAGCGATTGCTGCAAGCGTCACCGCAAAGCGAAGCAAGTAAGCAAAAGCCGTATTCTTGCCGCAGCAGCACTTGCACTGGCATTCAGCCTTGAGCGGCATGAAGAGCACAAAGGCAATGCGCAAGTAAAACACCGCAGCCACGAGCGAAAGGGCAAAGGCAATTGCCGCAACCACGCCAAGTCCACCGGCCAAAGCGTCGGTAAACAGCGTGAACTTGGCAAGGAAGCCTGCCACAGGCGGCATACCGGCGAGGCTAGCCAAGCAAACCGTCGTAGCAACAGCCACATACGGGCGCTTGCGACCGCGACCCTGGATATCTTCGAGAGTCTCGTTCTTGTCGTCTTTGCCAGCGAGGTAAGCGATACCAGCGAGGGCACCTGCGCTACCAATGGCGTAAGTAATCAAGAAGTAGTACATGGCCCCCATCTGCACCGTACCTTCTGCCGCATAGTTCGGAAGCAACAGGCCAATCACAATGAAGCCTGCGTTCATCACGGCAGAGTATGCCATAATGCGACGGATGGACTTTTGAGCGAGACCACCGAAAGCGCCGAACACCATCGAAAGGATAGACACCACGATAATCACGTAGAAAAGGCTCTTGTTTTCGCTAGGAATCGTCACCTGTTCGGCCAAGTTCCAAGCCGGAGCGGAACCGATGCGGGTAACGAGCGAACCCAGCCAAAGGGTACCGAGAGCAGCAAGGGCACCGACCTTGACAACAGCGGCCATAAAGCCGGTCACTGCGACAGAAGCACCCGTATAGACGTCAGCCACCCAGAAGTGCACCGGAGCAGCACCAGCCTTGAAGAGCAAGGCAAAGAGAGCGAGCAAAACGCCCAAGCCGTAAAGCAAGCCACGGCCAGCAATCACAGAAGCAAAGATATGGGTAGAACCGGTAGCACCGTAAATGAGCGCGACACCATAAAGGAAGATAACGCTAAAGACGGCACCCGAAACGAAATACTTGAAAGCACCTTCGCTTGCGTTCACGTCTTTGCGACGCAGGCCCACCAAGGCGTAAATCGGGAAGCTCGAAAGTTCCATACCCAAATAAAGGGAAAGGAAGTCAATTGATTGGGTCATCAAAAGCGCGCCGCAAGTAGCAAGCAGCATCAGGCCGTAAGCTTCGCCACCCTTGAACTTTTCATGACCGAGAGTCCACTGAAGACCCGCGACACCGAGGAAAGTGCACAGGAGAATCGAAACGCCAAGCACGCGGCGAATCGGATCCATGGCATACAAGTCCATGAACGTATCGTTTGTCGTCAGGTAAAAAGCCCCTGCAGCAAGAGCGATAAAGAAGCTTGCTACCCAAGGAAGAATCTTGTGCTTGTTTTCGTCTTTAATGAACGGTTCTGCAGCAAGCGATGCGAGCGCACCGACTGCAATCAGAATTACCGGCAAGAGATTCACAATATTACTCATGTTTAGAAGCCTCCTCGTTTGCTGTGGCCTCGTTAGATTCAGATGCGTTTTCCGCATCGGCAACTTCAGATTCGCTCATGTTCTTGAGCTGGGCAATCAGCGAAGCACGTTCTTCGTCTGTAAAGCCGTTTGCCTTCAGGTTGGAATCCAGCTGACGCAATTCATCTTCGGTCATGGGCTGAGCCACGGCGGCAATGTTTTCGTCGACAACAGATTCACCCGTCGTATCGGCAGAAGCTTCAACGGTTGCATCGCTAGTCACTTCAGTCTGGTGCGAAATCTTGTTCATTTCTTGAACAGCGTTTTCGTCAAAGAGCTGGAGAGCATTCGTAATGAAGGCCGGATGCATACCGAACACCAACAGGAGCACACCCATGATGCCAATCGAAGAACCTTCGAGAGCGGTCATACGCTTGCCATCGGTGTATTCACGGGCAGGCTTACCGAAGATAACCTTCTGTACAAAGCGGAGCATGTAAGAGGCAGAAAGAATCAGGCAAAGGCCTGCGGCAAGTGCCGGAATCGGGCCCATATCCCACAAGGACATGAGCACCGTGAATTCGCCAACGAATCCGGCAGTACCCGGAACAGCGAGCGAAAGAACTGCAACAAAGCCAAACAGGGAACTGAACACCGGATTCTTTGCAGCAAGGCCACCCAGCTTATCAAGGTCGCGAGATCCGGCAAAGCGTTCTGCAATACCCATCAGGTAGAACTGGGCGCCAGCGCTAAGACCGTGAGCAACCAAGAGTACGAGCACAGCCGGGAGCATCGATTCAGACAAGCTGAACACGCCTGCCACAGCAAGGCCCAAGTGACCCATGGAGCTGTAAGCCAAAAGTTTCTTGCCGTCGTTAGCACGGAGGGCCATCAAAGCGCCATAAATCGCCGTGAACAAGCCAAGCCACATCATGCAATCGACCATTTCCATCGAGAGCGGGAAAATCGGAAGAATCCAAGCAATGAATCCGAACACGCCAGCCTTACTCATGGCACCCGTAAGGATAGCCGAAAGCGGAGCCGGAGCTTCAGCATAAGTAATTGCCTGCCAGCCGTGGAACGGGAAAATCGGAGTCTTCACAAGGAATGCGAGCAAGAAGCAAAGCAAAAGCGTCTTCTGCACCGACGGATCCAAAGTTTGGAGCGCCACAGCCAAAGAAAGCACCAGGGAATTATCTGCCTTCGTAATCAGGTACCAAAGGGCAACCATCATCGGGGCAGAACCAACCAAGGTGTAAATCGCAAACGTCATGGCGGCCTTCTTGCGGTCAGCACCACCAAAGCCAGCGATAAGCACTGCGGCAGGGAAAACCATTGCTTCGAAGAAGAAGAAGAACAGCACCGCATCTGCAGCAAGGAAGGTACCATTCATGGCACCCATCAAGGCAAATATTGCGATTGCAAAGTTGCGATAATCCTTTTCGAAGGAATTGCGACCCGTAATCAAAGCAACCAAGGAAAGTCCCGTGGAAAGGAACACCATCCAAGCGCCAAGACCATGGCTATACAGATAATAGTAGACAGAACCCTTCGCGCCCGGAATACGGAACCATTCGATAGCTTCGGTCGCCTGGTTGCCAGCGGCAATCAAGGCAATCGACATAGCCACAAAGGCGATACCGAACAAGAAGGCAAGTCTAGAAGAAGACTTAGGATCTTCCTTGGAAGTTGCCATCATCAAAATGGCAGCGGCAAAAGGAGCTAAGACGAGGAGATGTAAAAGCATTAGAACAATCCTCCAGTCAAAAGAACAACAGCGACTAAGGCGACGACACCCAGCAAGCTAAGCGTAAGTTGCACACGCACCTTGCGCACCTGGAAGGCGCTCACGCCATCACCCAAGATTTCGACAATGGCACCAATGGTCCACTGGGCCGCTTGCAGAATCTTGTCGATAATTACGTCGGCAACAAAAGCGAATGCCTTCGTAATGACAATGAAAATTTCGTGGATGTAGTCAAAGAAGAACGTCCAGTTGGCCTTGAAGCCTTCGGGAACGCTGCTTTCCTTTTCATTAATACGCGGCACGCGCTTCATGCCGTAAACGGCGTAAGCAATAATCATACCGAGAACTGCGGCAGCCGTACCGAAGCAAGCAAATGCCATCGGGTTCACGTGAGCAAGTTCAAGATTGCCAACCAGGTAATTCTGGGCATTGCCCACCACCGGAGCAAGCGTCTGTTCGAAGAACTTGATGCCCAAGGAGTCGGCCCACAGGTAACCGGCAAAGACGGCACCGAAGGCGAGAATCACCATCGGGATAAGCATGCTGGCCGGAGCTTCATGAATGTGAGCTTCACTTTCCTTGGAACCGCGGTATTCGCCGAAGAAGGTCATGATAATCAGGCGGCCCATGTAAACAGCCGTAATGACAGCCGTCAAGAGGCCAACGCCGTAGAAGAATTCACCATACGGAGCATTCGTGAAAATGCGTTCCAGAATCAAGTCCTTGGACCAGAAACCTGCAAAGCCCGGGAATCCGATAATGGCGAGGAATGCAAAAATCATAACGCAAGCCGTTACAGGAGTCTTCTTGATGAGGCCACCCATACGACGCATATCCTGTTCGCCAGCGAGCGCGTGAATCACGGCACCGGCACCCAAGAAGAGAGCGGCCTTGAAGAAGGCGTGGGTGAACACATGAAAAATCGAAGCGTCGAAGGCGAAAACGCCTGCGGCCATGAACATGTAACCGAGCTGAGAGATAGTCGAGTAAGCGAGCACCTTCTTGATGTCGTTCTGGAAGAGGCCTGCGACCGCTGCCCAGAAGGCAGTGAGCATACCCACAATCAGAATAATCACCAGCACTTCCGGAATCACCGAGAACATGCGGCTAAGGCGAGCAAGCAGGTAAACGCCCGAAGTCACCATGGTAGCGGCATGGATAAGGGCAGACACAGGAGTCGGACCCGCCATAGCATCCGGGAGCCAGGTGAGGAGCGGAATCTGAGCAGACTTACCGGTGCAGCCCACGAAGAACAAGAGGCCCGCAATCATAAGAATCGGAGCAGCGAGTTCCACATGGCCACCAGCAATCAGCATTTCAATGAACTTGTTCAATGCATCGTAATTGAGGATTGCAGAGCCACCCAAGGTAGCCAAGCAAAGCATGCCGAGCAAGAATCCGATATCGCCCACGCGGTTCACAATGAAGGCCTTGTTTGCAGCCTTGCAGTTGTTCAAGTCGTGGTTCCAGAAACCAATGAGCAAGTAAGAGCAGAGACCCACGCCTTCCCAACCGAGGAAGGTCAGGAGCAAGCTGTCGGAGAGCACGAGCACGATCATGCTGAACAAGAAGAGGTTGATGTAGGCGAAGAAGCGGGTAAAGCCGCGGTCACCGTGCATGTAACCAATCGAGTAAAGAGCAATGAGAGAGCCAATGCCTGTCACGAACAGGAGCATCACGCGGGAAAGGCCATCGAACAGGAATCCGATATCGACCTTGAGCAACGGGATATCGATCCAGTTGCAAAGCGTCTGGCGGACACCTTCTTCAGGCATGCCGAAAGCGAGCAGGACAACACTCACGAACGAAAGCACCGGGAAAAGCACCGAGAGTGCGCCCACGAAGCCTTCGGAAGGTCCCTTCTTGCTACCCGAAGAGACAATCGCAATCGTTGCCAAGAGAATCGTTCCCAGGAGCGGGAAAAGAGGTACAAACCAAAGCGGTAAATTTGTCATTGCTTACCCCTTCATATTGGAATAGTTGTCGGAATCGACACTTTCGCGGTTACGGAAAATGAGGATTACGAGTGCAAGGCCTACGCAAGCTTCGGCAGCGGCAACAGCAATCGAGAACAGCGGCACAATCTGGCCAGCCACACTCAAATCAGCAGGAAGCGTTTTTGCAAAGCCCACGAAAGAAAGGTTCACCGCATTCAGCGCAAGTTCGACACCCATGAGCACGAAGAACACGTTGCGACGAGCAAGAGCCGTCACAAGGCCAAGGGTAAAGAGCACCAAGGCGAGAATCTGAACATAAATCGGCTGGAGTTCCATTACTTTTCCTCCTTTTCTTCGGCGGCAGCATCGTCAGTACCCAAGCGCTTCTTAGCCATAAGCACGGCAGCACCCATCGAAGAAAGCAGCAACAGGCCAAGCACTTCGAACAGCACGAAGTAACCCGGGCCCGTCTGAGCGGTATTGAACAAGTTCGAAGAAGTCATTTCGACAGAGCCGCGAAGCGTCGATGCATCGAAGCCCATGGGAGAAAGCACCAGGGCAAAGCCGACGAGACCTGCGAGAGCAAGCACGCCGACAATCACGAAGAACGACACACCATCGAACATGGGAGTCTTGTTGTCCTTTGCCGCGTTCAAGACCGAAATCACGAACACGAGGAGCATCATAATGGCACCTGCATAAACCATGATCTGAACCACACCAATGAAGGGGCTACCCAGCAGGCCGTAAATGCCAGCGAGCGAGAGCATGGTAAGCACAAGAGAAAGACCACCGTAAAGCGGATGCTTGGACAGGAGCACGCAAGCGGCAGCGCCCACAGCAATCACGGCAAGAATGATAAAGTAAATCAAGGCTAGCATCAGTTTTTAACCTCCATTCCCCAGACCTTGCGGGCCTCGGCATTCTTGGTACCACCCGGAGCCATTTGACTCTGAGCGTCATCGGGGTAATCCTTCGGATTCCAGCTTGTAAGCGTCTGAAGGTTTGCCACGAATTCGTCACGGGTGCGGTGTTCAAAGATGATTTCCTTGGTATCCATACGGAGTGCATCGACCGGGCAGGCTTCAACACAAAGGCCGCAGAACACGCAAGTCAAATGGTCGATATCAAAGCGCTTGACCTTCTTTTCGATACGCGGATCGTCACTGGCGGTAGCTTCGATAAAAATACAGTGGGCAGGGCAAGCCGCAGCGCACATGCCACAGGCAACGCAACGGGGCGTGCCGTCAGCACGGAGCATCAGGCGGTGCTTTGCACGGTAGGTTCTACGAACTTCAGGCTGACCTTCCGGATAAGAAATCGTCGGAAGTTCTTCGTAGCGGAACAGACCGCGGGCAGCGTGCTTGAGTGTTGTCCACAAGCCGCGAATAGCCTCGAAAATGTAGAGGCGTTCTACCCAGTTCATGGGTCTTTGTCTAATAACGCGGGCCATTAGTTACCTCCCATCAACTTTGCAACCACAGCGGTCACAACGAGGTTCAAAATAGCGATGTTCAGAATAATCTTCCAACCAAGGTGCATCACGTGGTCATAGCGGAAGCGCGGCAGAGTCCAGCGGACCCAAATCCACACCCAGCAGAAGAACACGCTCTTTGCAAGGAGCACCAGCAGGTGAATTGCAGCGGTACCGAGAGCGGCACCCAGGCTATTCACCATAACACCGTTCACCATGGAGTATTCCGGATT contains:
- the ispF gene encoding 2-C-methyl-D-erythritol 2,4-cyclodiphosphate synthase, producing the protein MDKIYRSGIGFDVHKLVEGRKCIIGGVDIPYEKGLLGHSDADVLLHAISDALLGAAGLGDIGTYFPDTDPAFKGADSLELLRKVGEEVRKAGYEIINIDSIVMCERPKVNPHKDAMKANIARVLGLDIKQIGIKGTTTEKLGFTGRGEGIASQAVAMVRSL
- a CDS encoding NADH-quinone oxidoreductase subunit N; the encoded protein is MSNIVNLLPVILIAVGALASLAAEPFIKDENKHKILPWVASFFIALAAGAFYLTTNDTFMDLYAMDPIRRVLGVSILLCTFLGVAGLQWTLGHEKFKGGEAYGLMLLATCGALLMTQSIDFLSLYLGMELSSFPIYALVGLRRKDVNASEGAFKYFVSGAVFSVIFLYGVALIYGATGSTHIFASVIAGRGLLYGLGVLLALFALLFKAGAAPVHFWVADVYTGASVAVTGFMAAVVKVGALAALGTLWLGSLVTRIGSAPAWNLAEQVTIPSENKSLFYVIIVVSILSMVFGAFGGLAQKSIRRIMAYSAVMNAGFIVIGLLLPNYAAEGTVQMGAMYYFLITYAIGSAGALAGIAYLAGKDDKNETLEDIQGRGRKRPYVAVATTVCLASLAGMPPVAGFLAKFTLFTDALAGGLGVVAAIAFALSLVAAVFYLRIAFVLFMPLKAECQCKCCCGKNTAFAYLLRFAVTLAAIALIVVGLFPKFALIV
- a CDS encoding NADH-quinone oxidoreductase subunit M; the protein is MLLHLLVLAPFAAAILMMATSKEDPKSSSRLAFLFGIAFVAMSIALIAAGNQATEAIEWFRIPGAKGSVYYYLYSHGLGAWMVFLSTGLSLVALITGRNSFEKDYRNFAIAIFALMGAMNGTFLAADAVLFFFFFEAMVFPAAVLIAGFGGADRKKAAMTFAIYTLVGSAPMMVALWYLITKADNSLVLSLAVALQTLDPSVQKTLLLCFLLAFLVKTPIFPFHGWQAITYAEAPAPLSAILTGAMSKAGVFGFIAWILPIFPLSMEMVDCMMWLGLFTAIYGALMALRANDGKKLLAYSSMGHLGLAVAGVFSLSESMLPAVLVLLVAHGLSAGAQFYLMGIAERFAGSRDLDKLGGLAAKNPVFSSLFGFVAVLSLAVPGTAGFVGEFTVLMSLWDMGPIPALAAGLCLILSASYMLRFVQKVIFGKPAREYTDGKRMTALEGSSIGIMGVLLLVFGMHPAFITNALQLFDENAVQEMNKISHQTEVTSDATVEASADTTGESVVDENIAAVAQPMTEDELRQLDSNLKANGFTDEERASLIAQLKNMSESEVADAENASESNEATANEEASKHE
- the nuoL gene encoding NADH-quinone oxidoreductase subunit L, with the translated sequence MTNLPLWFVPLFPLLGTILLATIAIVSSGSKKGPSEGFVGALSVLFPVLSFVSVVLLAFGMPEEGVRQTLCNWIDIPLLKVDIGFLFDGLSRVMLLFVTGIGSLIALYSIGYMHGDRGFTRFFAYINLFLFSMIVLVLSDSLLLTFLGWEGVGLCSYLLIGFWNHDLNNCKAANKAFIVNRVGDIGFLLGMLCLATLGGSAILNYDALNKFIEMLIAGGHVELAAPILMIAGLLFFVGCTGKSAQIPLLTWLPDAMAGPTPVSALIHAATMVTSGVYLLARLSRMFSVIPEVLVIILIVGMLTAFWAAVAGLFQNDIKKVLAYSTISQLGYMFMAAGVFAFDASIFHVFTHAFFKAALFLGAGAVIHALAGEQDMRRMGGLIKKTPVTACVMIFAFLAIIGFPGFAGFWSKDLILERIFTNAPYGEFFYGVGLLTAVITAVYMGRLIIMTFFGEYRGSKESEAHIHEAPASMLIPMVILAFGAVFAGYLWADSLGIKFFEQTLAPVVGNAQNYLVGNLELAHVNPMAFACFGTAAAVLGMIIAYAVYGMKRVPRINEKESSVPEGFKANWTFFFDYIHEIFIVITKAFAFVADVIIDKILQAAQWTIGAIVEILGDGVSAFQVRKVRVQLTLSLLGVVALVAVVLLTGGLF
- the nuoK gene encoding NADH-quinone oxidoreductase subunit NuoK — protein: MELQPIYVQILALVLFTLGLVTALARRNVFFVLMGVELALNAVNLSFVGFAKTLPADLSVAGQIVPLFSIAVAAAEACVGLALVILIFRNRESVDSDNYSNMKG
- a CDS encoding NADH-quinone oxidoreductase subunit J, which gives rise to MLALIYFIILAVIAVGAAACVLLSKHPLYGGLSLVLTMLSLAGIYGLLGSPFIGVVQIMVYAGAIMMLLVFVISVLNAAKDNKTPMFDGVSFFVIVGVLALAGLVGFALVLSPMGFDASTLRGSVEMTSSNLFNTAQTGPGYFVLFEVLGLLLLSSMGAAVLMAKKRLGTDDAAAEEKEEK
- a CDS encoding NADH-quinone oxidoreductase subunit I; amino-acid sequence: MARVIRQRPMNWVERLYIFEAIRGLWTTLKHAARGLFRYEELPTISYPEGQPEVRRTYRAKHRLMLRADGTPRCVACGMCAAACPAHCIFIEATASDDPRIEKKVKRFDIDHLTCVFCGLCVEACPVDALRMDTKEIIFEHRTRDEFVANLQTLTSWNPKDYPDDAQSQMAPGGTKNAEARKVWGMEVKN